The genomic interval GTGCGCGCGTCGCGCCCGCCGACGAAGGTGGCGCCCGCCTCCAGGTCGCCGCGGATGCCGTGCTCGGGCCCGAAGAGCGCCACCAGCCGCACGCCGGGGGTGCGCGCCAGCACGTCCGCACCCAGCTCGCCGGAGCGCGTGACGGCGCTGGGGTTGGTGATCAGCCCCACGCGCTTGCCGCGCACCAGGTGCACCGAGTCGCGCAGCAGCACCTCGATTCCCGGCACCACCGCGGCGCTCCGGGGCGGCGCGTCCTTCGCCGGCGCGGTTGCCGTGGCGCCGGGCGCCGAATCGGCCTGGGTGCCGGGCGCGTCCGGCTGCGACCCCGTTCGGCAGCCCGCGGCGGAGAGCGCGGCGAGCGCCAGGGCGGCGGTGACGCGAAGCAAGCGTGGGGCGTGGAGTTGCATCGGTGGTCCGTTGGATCGAGGAAGTGCCGCCGTCCGCGGTGCGCGCGGTGCGGTACCCACACTGCCGCATGGCGGGGAGCACCATCCGGGCCTGCGAAACACGCGCCATCGGCGCGCCGGTGCGGCGTGCGGGCGAAGAGCCATCTTGCGCCGACCCGCACGGACGCGCGACGATGGGGGTCCCACCGTCAACCCCGTCGGCAGATGACCGAGCTGGAACGCGAGTTTCTCCACAACCTGGTGACCGCCGCGTGGCCGCTGCCGGTGCAGATCGCGTTCGGCGCGGGGCTGGTGGCCGTGTACTGGGCGTGGTCCCGCTTCTACTACGCGGTGATCGACCCGGCGCTGCGCAACGTGATCGGGGGCGTGCTCGGAGCCAGGGTCGTATGGGTCGCGCGGTACAGCGCCGAGTACCCGACACCCCTGGAACTGGGCTTTCCCCGCAACCGGTATCACCGCTGGACGTGGGGCATACAGGCCGAGGCCCGCCGCACGGTGGGGCGCGACGCGGCCGCGCTGCTCCTCTCCTTCCTGTTCGTCACCCTGATGGGCGGGCTGTGGCCGATCGCGGTTTTCCTCTTCGTCTTCCTGCAGCTCGAAGCGCTGTCCTACGTCGTCTTCCTGCCCGTGTGCGTGGCCCTGATCGCCATCTACTCCATCTTCTGGGCCGGACGGCACGAGGTGGCGGGAATGCGCTGAGACGCCGTCTACCTGGCGCGGTGTGCGTTTCTCGCACTCTGCTGCCCGGAATTCGTACACGTAGGCTAAACGTGGCGGAATTCCACGACTTCAGCCTCGATGCACATTCGATCCAGACCGATATCCGTACATTCCATCGTGGGCGCGCCCGGTGGATGAAAAGGATCTAACTCGCTGCACATGAAGCACTTGTACGCAATCGCTCATTATGGCGCGTTCCTCGAATAAGGTGATGCCGTCGCCGGGGCCATCGTCCCGCACCTCACCGAAATCGCTGGAGCCACCATCATGTCCTTCATCCGCTACGCTGCCGCCCTCGCCGCCACGATCTCGCTGATCTCCGCGTCCGAAGCACGTGCGCAGGCCATTCCGTTCGGCGGCGCGGAGATGATGGCCATCAGCGGCGTCATCGAGAGCGGCGCACCGGCCGTGGCACCCAGGGCGAACGTCGAAGAGCCGGCGCGGCGCCGGTCCCCGCATCCCACCGCTTCTGCGACGCTGCTGGCGCGGATGGGCTGCGCGAAAGCGGACGAGTCCCGCGGCCGGCGCTCCGGTGTGGCGGTGGGGATGGACGCCTGCGTGGCGCTGGCCCGGTACGGCCAGCCCAGCAGCACCACCTTCAGCGACTTCGGGCACACGGAGCTGGTGACGATGGTCTGGGGCAACGTGGGAGGATCGTACGGCGTGCACATCGCGGCGGTAACCTACAAGGACCATCCGCTCACGTACGAGGCCGGAAAGCAGGCGGAGATCGGCAACTGGAGGATCACGCGCCACTTCGGAATGGAGCGCCGCTGAAGTCCGCGACCGCGAGAGGTGCCGAACGCGCACGCCGTCCCAGCCGGACGGCGTGCGCGTTTTGCGTCACCGCTGAGGCAGCGTGACACCGTCTCCCAGCCGGTGGAACGGCGGGAGGGAAACGGGAAGCCGCCCGCGGATGGGCACAGCGCCGAGCAGCGCTGCCGCGGCGGCGCCCTCCGTCGGCTCGCGGCTGTCCCAGGCCAGCAGGTAGGCGGGAACCGCGGGAAAGGCCTGCAGCAGGTACGGCGTTCCCAGCGACACCACGACCACGCGCGTGCCCCCCGCCGCCAGCCCCTGCACCCAGGCGCCGAAGGCGGATGAGATGGCCAGGGCGCGGTACTGCACGGGCGCCACGGCCACGCTCACCACGACGGTATTCACGCCGGACGCCCGGGTGCGCAGCGCGGCGAACTGGGCGGCAGAGGTCGACGGCCCCACGCGAACGTGCTCGGCCGAGACCCCGCCCGCCGCCAGGGCACGGTGAATCTCGGCGCCGGACGGCCCGCGTCCGGTGCTGGTGTACGTGACGTGCAGCACGCGCGAGCCGCGGGCCAGCGGCACCACGCCGCCCTGGTTGCGCGCCAGCGTCAGCGAGCGCTCCGCAACCGAACGCGCCACCGCCCGGTGCTCCGCGCGCCCGGCGATCGCCCCCACGGCTGCAGCATCCACCCGCGCGCCGCGGTGCAGCCCCGCCGCGGCCTTGGCCATCAGCACCCGCCGCGCGGCCTCGTCGATCCGCGCGGCCGGGATGCGCCCCGACCGTACCGCCGCGACGATGCCGTCGATCACCCCCTCGTGGCCGGGCGGCTGCAGCAGCGCGTCGGCCCCGGCCAGCAGGGAGCGGATGCTCGCCTCGGTGACGGAGATCCCCTGCGTGGCGCCCGCCATGTTCAGTGCATCGGTGAACACGATTCCCTGAAAGCCCAGCTCTCCCCGCAGCACGCCGCCGATCATCCTCACCGACTGCGACGCAGGCGGCGCGCCTGCGCCCTCCACCCCGCGCGCCGCGATGTGCCCCGCCAGCACGCCGTCCATGCCGGCGCGAATGGCCGCGCGAAACGGCGGAAGCTCCACCCGCGTCAGCCGCGCCGCGTCCGCCTCCACCACCGCCAGCCCCACGTGCGAGTCGGCGTGCGTGTCGCCGTGCCCGGGAAAGTGCTTGCCGATGGTCAGCAGGCCGCCCTCGCGCGCGCCGGCCACCCACGCGGCGCCCATCCGAGACACCATCTCGGCCGACTCGCCGAAGGAGCGCACGTTGATGATGGGGTTGGCCGGGTTGACGTTCACGTCCAGCACGGGCCCCAGCGTGGCGTGGATGCCCACGGCGCGCGCCTCCACCGCCGTGACGCGCCCGGCCTGCCGCGCGAACGCCGTGTCGTCCGCCGCGCCGAACGCCATCGCGGGGGGCATGCGCGTGCCGCCCGGCGTCAGCCGCGTCCCCGGCCCCGTCTCCAGGTCCGAGACCACCAGCAGCGGCACCCCCGAACGGGCCTGCGCGGCGTTCAGCTTGGCGGCGGTGGCCTGCGGCGAGCCCGTGGAGATGATCAGCCCGCCGACGCCATCGCCCGCCACCCAGGTGCGGATGCGCTGCACCTCGCCGGGATTGGCCTCCAGCGACTGCCCGCTGATCCACGGAAAGACGAGCTGCGCCACCCGCTGCCGTAGCGTCATTCCAGCGAGGGTGCGCTCCACCCACGCGCGCCCCGTCGTGTCCGTCTGCAGCGGAGGGACGGCGGGCGCCTCGCGCGCCGTCGGCGGCGCGCGGTCGTCCGCTTTCGCGCTGGCGCCCTCCGCGTCGCCCGCGGGTGAGCAGGCCGCGAGCGCCAGGAACAGGGACGCGAACCGGCAAAACAGCATTCCGCTGATCACCACGTGCAGCACTCCGGGAACGGGACTCGATCGAGATGCGCCACGGCGGCGCTCACGAGTCGTATCATGCGAGCGGCAGGCCATGGCGCGAGTTCGAATCCAGACGCAGAAAACCTCCCGGGACTTCCGGGAGGTTCTCCAGGTCGAGAAACGTCACACCGAGGTTCGCCTGGCCGCCTGCGCATCCCCCGGGTGCCCCTCCCCCGACCCCTCCCCGCACGATACTGCTGTGCGGAGAGGGGAGCACTTCGAGTGCAGGGCGCGCGGTTCTACGCCATTGCGGGGATGCCCATCGCCGCCCATTCCTCGGCCGCCGGGCCGTAGCATCCGGGCACCGTGAGCCCGGCCTGGCGCATCAGGACCGTCATCTGGCCGCGGTGATGGGCCTGGTGAAGCAGCAGCACGCTCAGCACCAGCCCGCGCTTCCACTGCTGGCCGTACATCGGCACCTCTTCGTCCAGCATGTCGTCCGCCCACCCGGCGGTAACGGCCGGACCGACCGAAGCCGCCGCGCCCTCGTACGCCGCCACGATCTCCGCGGCGGACGCAGGCGTCTCGGACAGCGGAACCGGCCCGGTGACGCCGTGCAGCCCGGCGTGCTCCATCATCTCCGGCAGCGTTTCCGTCACGTGCCACGCCAGCCGCCCCAGCGAGCGCCCCTCGGGCACGATGCGCTGCGCCAGCGACTCGTCCGTCAACGCGCGCAGCACCTTGAGCGTAGTCTGCGCATCGTGCTCCCAGTCCTTCACGAAATCGTCGATTCGCCTGTACATGCCCCTCCAGCCGTGAGGTGTGAACCGGCTCCCCGTAGTGACTTTCCCTGCTGTCGTCAGGGGTGTCAGCCCTTGGGGGGAGCTACCGCGCGAGCTTCACTTTACCGGGCGCGCATCGAACTCGCATCCCACACGCCAGCAAGCCAGTCCGCGCAGGCGGACTTCGTGTGTTCGTTGCCGCGGATTCATTCGCCCCAGCGAGGCCGGATGAGCATCGACCGTCGAGCCGTGCCCAGCCTCGAATCTTCCTCGCGGTGGCTACTCGAGCGTAATCAATGTGGCGCCCTTGTCCACCGTCTGCCCCGGCTGCACGGCGATGCTGGCCACGACGCCGTCCGCGGGCGCCTTGAGCTCGTTCTCCATCTTCATCGCCTCCACCACTACGACACCCTGCCCGGCGCGGACCGCGTCGCCCACGGCCACCTCGATCTTTAGCACCAGCCCCGGCATCGGCGCGACGATGGTCTTGTCGGCCACGTCGTCCACAGTGCCCGTCATCTCGCGGATGGCGCGGGTGCGCTCGTCCACGGCGTCAGCGGTAAAGCGCTCGGCGCCGGTCGCCAGGATCCAACGCCCCTTTCGATCCCCCGCCTGTACGGCGAACGGATAGGAGCGTCCACCGGCCAGCAGGTGGCGGGTTCGGGTGCCCGGAAGCGTGGAAAGCTGGGCCTCGACGGGCGTGCCGTCCACCACGGGCGTGGGGCCGGTCAGGTCCACTTCCACTTCGCGTCCGGCGATGGTTACGAAATAGCGCATGTCAGGCTCGGTTGTGCGTAAGGCTAACCACAGTTTCCACGTGCGCGGTCTGCGGGAACAGGTCGAACGAGCGAATGCCTTCGAGCGAGTACGCTCCGCCCATCCGCTTCAGGTCGCGCGCCAGCGTGGCCGGGTTGCACGAGATGTAGACGATCCGCGCCGCCGGTTGGGCCGCGAGCGCCTCCGCCGCCTCCGCCGCGATGCCGGCCCGTGGCGGGTTCAGGATCACCAAGTCCGCCGGCAGGTGCTCGGCGAGCACGTCTTCCACCGGCGCGGTAATGAACACGGCCCCCTCCGGCGCGCTCCGCCGCGCCTCGGCCACGGCGTCGGGGTCCAGCTCGATCCCCGTCACGCTGGCCCCCGCGCGCGCCAGCCGCCGCGCGTGCAGGCCGATGCCGCAGTACGCATCCACCACGCGCAGCCCCGCAGCGTCGCCGATCACCGACATCACGTGCTGCTCCAGCAGGGCCGCGGCCGCGCGGTTCACCTGCAGGAACGCCGCGCCGCTCAGCTCCACCGTCTCGTCGCCCCACGTCTCCGGCAGCCCCGGCGCGCCCGCGATCAGGTCGGGCACGGCCTCGCCCGGGCGATGGTAGACGCTGACCAGGCGGGGGACCAGGTCGATCAATTCCTGCGGCCGGCCCGGGGCGAATCCGCCCTCCACCAGCAGCGACACCTGACCCGCGGACGAGGCGCGCAGCGTCAGCCGAAGCTGCTGCCCCGAGGGCAGGCGGCGCGCGTCGGGGCCCCAGTTGCGGCGGATGCCGTCCCACACGCGGGCGATCGGCTCTTCGAAGAGCAGGCAGCCGCCATCCAGGTCCACGATCTCGTCCGGGTCGCCCAGCGCGTGAAAGCCCGCCAGCACGCGCCCGTGCTCCGTGCGCCGCAGCGCAAACGACACGCGGTTGCGATAGCGGTGCTCGTTCGGGGAGGGGACGACCTCCGGCGCCTCCACCGCCAGCCCGCCGATCCGCGTGAGCGCGTCCGCCACGATGCGCGACTTGGCGCGAAGCTGCGCATCGTACGTCAGGTGCTCCAGCGTGCAGCCACCACAGCGCTCGTAGAACGCGCAGGGCGCCTCCCGCCGCTCGGGCGACGGCTCGATCACACGCAGCAGCCTCCCCCGCGTCCACCGCTCCTTTCGCTCCACCAGCGCCACCTCGGCCAGGTCGCCGGGCGCGGTGCGATGAACGAAGGTCACGCGACCGTCCGGCAACCTGCCCACGCCCTCGCCGCCCGCCGCGATCGAGTCGATCCGAACCGTCGCCGTGGGCGGAGGCCGGCGCGGCCCCTGCCCCGTCCCTCGTCCGCGTCCTCCCTGCCCGCCGCCGGGGCGGCGGGGACCGCGGTCGCTCAACGCCCTCTCCAGCCGCCGGTGTTCCCGCGCCAGGCGCTGCCGCCCGTGCTGGCAGTGGCGGGCTGCGTGCGCGGCATGGCGCGGTGCGTCCGCCGCTCCTCCTCCAGCAGCGCGGCGGCAA from Longimicrobium sp. carries:
- a CDS encoding glycoside hydrolase family 3 protein encodes the protein MVISGMLFCRFASLFLALAACSPAGDAEGASAKADDRAPPTAREAPAVPPLQTDTTGRAWVERTLAGMTLRQRVAQLVFPWISGQSLEANPGEVQRIRTWVAGDGVGGLIISTGSPQATAAKLNAAQARSGVPLLVVSDLETGPGTRLTPGGTRMPPAMAFGAADDTAFARQAGRVTAVEARAVGIHATLGPVLDVNVNPANPIINVRSFGESAEMVSRMGAAWVAGAREGGLLTIGKHFPGHGDTHADSHVGLAVVEADAARLTRVELPPFRAAIRAGMDGVLAGHIAARGVEGAGAPPASQSVRMIGGVLRGELGFQGIVFTDALNMAGATQGISVTEASIRSLLAGADALLQPPGHEGVIDGIVAAVRSGRIPAARIDEAARRVLMAKAAAGLHRGARVDAAAVGAIAGRAEHRAVARSVAERSLTLARNQGGVVPLARGSRVLHVTYTSTGRGPSGAEIHRALAAGGVSAEHVRVGPSTSAAQFAALRTRASGVNTVVVSVAVAPVQYRALAISSAFGAWVQGLAAGGTRVVVVSLGTPYLLQAFPAVPAYLLAWDSREPTEGAAAAALLGAVPIRGRLPVSLPPFHRLGDGVTLPQR
- a CDS encoding DinB family protein, which encodes MYRRIDDFVKDWEHDAQTTLKVLRALTDESLAQRIVPEGRSLGRLAWHVTETLPEMMEHAGLHGVTGPVPLSETPASAAEIVAAYEGAAASVGPAVTAGWADDMLDEEVPMYGQQWKRGLVLSVLLLHQAHHRGQMTVLMRQAGLTVPGCYGPAAEEWAAMGIPAMA
- a CDS encoding biotin/lipoyl-containing protein, which codes for MRYFVTIAGREVEVDLTGPTPVVDGTPVEAQLSTLPGTRTRHLLAGGRSYPFAVQAGDRKGRWILATGAERFTADAVDERTRAIREMTGTVDDVADKTIVAPMPGLVLKIEVAVGDAVRAGQGVVVVEAMKMENELKAPADGVVASIAVQPGQTVDKGATLITLE
- a CDS encoding class I SAM-dependent RNA methyltransferase; this encodes MSDRGPRRPGGGQGGRGRGTGQGPRRPPPTATVRIDSIAAGGEGVGRLPDGRVTFVHRTAPGDLAEVALVERKERWTRGRLLRVIEPSPERREAPCAFYERCGGCTLEHLTYDAQLRAKSRIVADALTRIGGLAVEAPEVVPSPNEHRYRNRVSFALRRTEHGRVLAGFHALGDPDEIVDLDGGCLLFEEPIARVWDGIRRNWGPDARRLPSGQQLRLTLRASSAGQVSLLVEGGFAPGRPQELIDLVPRLVSVYHRPGEAVPDLIAGAPGLPETWGDETVELSGAAFLQVNRAAAALLEQHVMSVIGDAAGLRVVDAYCGIGLHARRLARAGASVTGIELDPDAVAEARRSAPEGAVFITAPVEDVLAEHLPADLVILNPPRAGIAAEAAEALAAQPAARIVYISCNPATLARDLKRMGGAYSLEGIRSFDLFPQTAHVETVVSLTHNRA